From a single Nicotiana tabacum cultivar K326 chromosome 8, ASM71507v2, whole genome shotgun sequence genomic region:
- the LOC107804558 gene encoding NDR1/HIN1-like protein 1, which translates to MSPKDCGHHDEERHKLHRRLFVAVLAFVILVLFIIFLIWLILRPTKPSFILHAATIYAFNVSSPNIFLTTNIQITLASRNPNNKIGIYYDKLDVYATYRGQQITLPTLLPSTYQGHKDVTIWSPFVYGNSVPVAPFLSESLNQDQMAGTVLINIKVDGRIRWKVGTFISGKYHLYVNCPAYVGVGGKMIGNSIAVGSAMKYQLVQNCHVDV; encoded by the coding sequence ATGTCGCCCAAGGACTGCGGCCACCACGATGAGGAGCGGCACAAGCTGCACCGCCGCCTATTCGTGGCCGTACTTGCCTTCGTTATCTTAGTCCTCTTCATTATCTTTCTCATTTGGCTAATCCTTAGGCCAACAAAGCCAAGTTTCATCCTCCATGCTGCCACTATCTATGCTTTCAACGTCTCCTCTCCTAATATTTTCCTCACCACCAACATCCAAATTACCCTCGCCTCTCGCAACCCAAATAACAAAATTGGAATTTACTATGACAAACTCGATGTGTATGCAACTTACCGTGGCCAACAAATTACCCTTCCTACACTGCTACCCTCAACTTATCAGGGACATAAAGATGTCACAATATGGTCTCCTTTTGTGTATGGAAACTCAGTCCCCGTTGCGCCATTCCTTAGTGAAAGTCTTAACCAAGATCAGATGGCTGGAACTGTGTTGATTAACATCAAAGTGGATGGGAGAATTAGATGGAAAGTTGGGACATTTATTTCAGGGAAGTATCATTTGTATGTAAATTGTCCAGCTTATGTTGGAGTTGGGGGGAAGATGATTGGAAATAGTATTGCAGTTGGATCAGCTATGAAGTATCAGTTAGTACAGAATTGTCATGTAGATGTTTGA